The Polyangium mundeleinium genome contains the following window.
GCGCACGTCACGGAGCGCCGCTGCAAAGCGGGGCAGGGCGCGGACCTCTTCCACGCGCCGATGCGAAGGCGCATCGAAATTCGCAGGAATCTGGAAGGCCAGGGTCCCGCCGGAGGCGACGAGGCCAGCGAGGTGCGTGAGCAGGCCAGCGTGGTCGTCGAGCCAGTGCAGGGCCGCATTCGAGAAGAGCACGTCGGCGGGGCCAGGCAGCTCGACGCGGGCGAGGTCGGCCTGGAGGAAGCCAACGCGCGCAGACGCGTGGTTCGCCCGGGCCTCGGCAAGCATGGCCGCGGAGCTGTCGACGCCGAGGATCTCAGCCGCGGGCCAGCGCTCGCCAAGGGCCAGGGTCAGGTCGCCCGTGCCGCAGCCAAGGTCGACGACCCGCGCCGGAGCCGCGGTCTTGACCTGGGCGAGCAAATCAAAAAAGGGGCGACGGCGTGCTTCGCGGAAGAGGTTGTATTGCTTCGGATCCCACATGGCCGACCTGTCGCCTATCACGGTGTCGACGGGGTCGCATGCAGGATCGTCGCGAGGTCCCTCCGGGGCTGCTATCTTGGCCGCGCCATGAAGTTCGATGATCTCGAAACGAAGATGCGGGTCTTCGAGACGGCGCATGATCACCACGTCCTGCCGGGGATCTACATGGTCGCGCGGCTCGACGGGCGCAGCTTCACCAAGCTCGTGCGCGAGCGCAAGCCGTTCGAGGCGCCCTTCGACGTCCGCATCCGCGACATGATGGTGGAGACGACGAAGCACCTCATGGACTGCGGATTCCCCGTGGTCTACGGCTACACGCAGAGCGACGAGATCTCGCTCCTGTTTCGCCGCGACACGGACGTGTTCGGCCGCAAGCTGCGCAAGTACGAGTCGATCCTGGCCGGGGAGGCGAGC
Protein-coding sequences here:
- a CDS encoding methyltransferase domain-containing protein, producing MWDPKQYNLFREARRRPFFDLLAQVKTAAPARVVDLGCGTGDLTLALGERWPAAEILGVDSSAAMLAEARANHASARVGFLQADLARVELPGPADVLFSNAALHWLDDHAGLLTHLAGLVASGGTLAFQIPANFDAPSHRRVEEVRALPRFAAALRDVRRGHAEPLAFYLDHLVGLGFVVEAWETTYLHVLPGDDAVLQWLLGTTLRPLVTTLGPEEATAFLDTLRPLLQSDYPARPYGTPFPFTRRFVVATRVPPS